The Camelina sativa cultivar DH55 chromosome 14, Cs, whole genome shotgun sequence genome includes a window with the following:
- the LOC104741045 gene encoding protein MAK16 homolog A has product MQHDEVIWQVIRHKHCSYMAKIETGIFCRNQYNVTGICNRSSCPLANSRYATIRDHDGVFYLYMKTIERAHMPKNLWERIKLPRNYEKALEMIDKHLLYWPKLLQHKVKQRLTKMTQMRIRMRKLALKTREVIVPTPRRDIKRERRNEVKAEKAAMLDKAIETELLTRLKTGIYNDIYNYPEPLFNKILDDGKEIVNEVEEEDEEVGVIEYVEGDDELEEEMEDMEDFSGFPSKESYLEDSDDEDEDDAEEQVVIHKKGRALKKSDDNGKSKKKSRVVVEVEQEDGGTRALKSLKL; this is encoded by the exons ATGCAGCACGATGAGGTTATATGGCAGGTCATTAGGCACAAGCACTGCAGTTACATGGCCAA AATCGAAACTGGAATCTTCTGTAGAAACCAATATAATGTAACGGGAATCTGTAATCGAAGCTCTTGCCCTCTTGCCAATAGCAGATACGCTACTATCAGAGACCATGatg gagtgttttatttatatatgaagacTATTGAGAGAGCTCACATGCCAAAGAACTTGTGGGAGAGAATTAAGCTGCCTAGAAACTATGAGAAAGCTCTTGAAATGATTGACAAACACTTG TTGTACTGGCCCAAGTTGTTGCAGCATAAGGTTAAACAAAGGCTGACTAAAATGACTCAGATGCGTATTCGTATGAGAAAACTTGCTCTTAAAACAAG AGAGGTAATAGTCCCTACGCCTAGGAGGGATATAAAGAGGGAGAGGAGAAATGAGGTCAAGGCTGAAAAAGCAGCTATGTTGGATAAG GCTATTGAAACCGAGTTGTTAACTCGTTTGAAGACAGGCATTTATAATGACATATACAATTACCCTGAACCTCTGTTTAACAAAATTCTTGATGATGGAAAGGAAATTGTAAacgaggttgaagaagaagacgaagag GTTGGAGTGATTGAATATGTTGAAGGCGATGACGAACTCGAGGAGGAGATGGAAGATATGGAAGACTTCTCTGGTTTTCCATCTAAGGAGTCTTACCTTGAAG actcagatgatgaggatgaagatgatgctgAGGAGCAAGTTGTGATTCATAAAAAGGGAAGAGCTTTAAAGAAGTCGGATGATAACggaaaatcaaagaagaaatcaagagtAGTTGTCGAG GTTGAGCAAGAAGATGGAGGCACAAGGGCCCTAAAAAGCCTCAAACTCTGA
- the LOC104741046 gene encoding 60S ribosomal protein L27a-2, translating into MATALKKNRKKRGHVSAGHGRIGKHRKHPGGRGNAGGMHHHRILFDKYHPGYFGKVGMRYFHKLRNKFFCPIVNLDKLWSLVPEDVKAKSSKDNVPLIDVTQHGFFKVLGKGHLPENKPFVVKAKLISKTAEKKIKEAGGAVVLTA; encoded by the coding sequence ATGGCGACGGCGTTGAAGAAGAACAGGAAGAAGAGAGGACACGTCAGCGCCGGTCATGGACGTATCGGAAAGCATCGCAAGCATCCAGGAGGTCGTGGTAACGCTGGAGGTATGCATCACCACCGTATCCTCTTCGACAAGTACCATCCAGGTTACTTCGGCAAAGTAGGTATGAGGTACTTTCACAAGCTCCGTAACAAGTTCTTCTGCCCTATCGTCAACCTCGACAAGCTCTGGTCGCTTGTGCCCGAGGACGTGAAGGCGAAATCGAGCAAAGACAATGTTCCGTTGATTGATGTGACGCAGCATGGGTTCTTCAAGGTTTTGGGAAAAGGTCATTTGCCAGAGAACAAGCCCTTCGTTGTGAAGGCTAAGCTTATCTCTAAGACTGCTGAGAAGAAGATTAAGGAAGCTGGCGGCGCCGTCGTCCTCACTGCTTAG